GTGCAGAGGAGCAGTTCGGTCTCGTAGGCCGCCTGACTCGCTCCGGCCCGTGCGCCCAGGCGCAGGTATTGGCTGTGCATCCAGCCCGTGACGCCGAGATTCACCGCGCGCACCTGCACCCACGGCGACTTGTCTTCGGGCGTCGCCAGCACAACGACGCGGTCGCCCGTGTTCAGGTGTGCCGCAATCCCGTCGCCTTCTGAGGGACCTTGGCGCAGCCGCACGCGTTCGCCGGATACCGTCGCCAGGATGTCCTCGCTGAATACGGCGCTTGCGAGCCCGGCCATGAGCAGGAGCGCCGCGAAAAATGGGCCGTGCCTCATCAGACAATCCTCTCTGTTCACGTCAGGGAATCTTGCCTTACAGGAATAAGAATACCCGTGCATGGCGTTTGTGTTCCTCAAACGTTATGGCTTGAAAGAGGCTGGCGCCGCGGGCCGGGCGGGCGAAGCTTGCGTTTTGGGTATATGGTAGACTCTTGTTCCTACCGGAAGACCGTCTGATTTCCATCAAAGAAAGGCTGCTGTCCATGCGGATTGCGATTATCGGAACCGGATACGTGGGTCTTGTCAGCGGCGCCTGTTTCGCGGAACTGGGCCATGATGTCATCTGCGTCGACATCGACGCAGCCAAGGTCGAGGCGTTGCGCTCCGGCCATATCCCCATCTTTGAACCCGGACTGGAAGAATTGGTCAAGGTCAACGTCGAAGACAATCGCCTGTCGTTCACAACGGACGTAGAGGAAGCCATAAAGCGGTCGATCATGATCTTCATCGCCGTGGGTACCCCGGCACTGCCGGACGGAACCGCTGATCTGCGTCACGTGTTCGACGCGGCCCGGAGTGTTGCGCGCCACATGGACGGCTACCGCATTATTGTCGACAAATCGACGGTGCCCGTGGGCACGTCGCGCAAAGTCGCTGCTGTCGTGCGCGGGGAATTGGAGAAGCGCGGCGAGGACTTCGAGTTCGACGTCGTCTCAAACCCGGAATTCCTGAAGGAAGGCGCGGCCATCGAGGATTTCATGAATCCTGACCGCGTCGTGATTGGGTGTGACAACGTGCAGGTCCGCGTGATCATGGAGGAGTTGTACTCGCACTTTGCGCGGAACGCGCGGCCCATCCTTTGCATGTCACCCGAGTCGGCGGAGATGACGAAATATGCCGCGAACGCCATGCTCGCGACGAGAATCTCGTTCATGAACGAGATCGCCAATCTCTGTGAAGAGGTCGGCGCGGACGTGGACGACGTGCGCAACGGGATCGGTTCCGACCACCGCATCGGCTACCGGTTTCTCTTCTCCGGCATCGGCTACGGCGGCTCGTGTTTTCCGAAAGACATCAAGGCGTTGATCCACACGGCGCGCGACGCCGGACGGGAAGCGGCACTGCTGGGCGCGGTTGACGCGATCAACGACGGGCAGAAACACAGCCTCCAGCAGAAGATCCGCGGCTACTATGGAGATGCGCTCGACGGCAAGCGGTTCGCGGTCTGGGGCCTTGCGTTCAAGCCGGAAACGGACGATGTGCGCGAAGCGCCGGCCATCGTGATCGTCCGGGAATTGCTGGAAGCGGGCGCGCACGTGCGCGCGTATGACCCGAAGGCGGCGGAAACCGCGGCCCATGCGCTCGGCGGCCACGATCGCCTGACCTTCGTTGACCGCCATTACGAGTGCGCGGAAGGCTGCGACGCCCTCGTGCTCTGCACGGAATGGTCTTTCTTCCGCAACGCGGACCTCGAGCGGGTGAAGCAATTGCTCAAGACACCCGTGGTCTTCGACGGACGCAATGTGTACCGGCCCGACAAGATGCGCAAGCTCGGCTTTGACTACTTCTCAATCGGCCGCGCCCCTGTGCGGGCCTATTCGCGTCAGGCTTGAGCGGAGCGCGGTCGGGCAGGCCCGGCCTCAAGCCTCGCCAGGATGGCTTCAAACAGAGAAACGCTCGGTTCGCGACAGACGCCGCCCAATTACGCCGCCGCATCCGTGTGCGCCGTCCCTTGGCGCCCATTTCCGGACCGCGCAGCCCTTGCGCGTTCGTACTCAGTTTCCAGACCCGCGACACGCTGGAAAGCATCGTCTCGGCGGCACGCTGTTGCACGCTATTCCAGTCACTGCCGCGGCTGATCATGGCCGGCTGGCGACCCCGCCAGAAGACGAATCCCCCGTACGCGATCCCGGCAGGCACGACAAGAACTGCGGCGGTGAAGCATCCCACGGGAAGGGATGGGAAATAAACGCGTGATTCGACTGGCAACGTCGCGTTCCTTGTCTCTCAAACCCGTTGTCGAAACCAGGTGTGGCGCATGCGGGCGCATCAGAGCAGGAACAGGGTTATGGAACAGGGCCGGTGCCCCACGGCGCGGGAGGAATCCCGATTTGCGATAAAGTCCATGAAATCAGCCCCGCAAATGTGCTATCATCGCCGGGAGATTGGCAATAATGCCGACCGTTTGCGGTGTGTGGCCTTTGGGGCGGATTCCCAAAGCCTTCCCCGGCCCTAGCATCCCGTGCGCCCGGAGTGGCCGCTGGATGTTCAGGATTGGTCATGCAAGGACAGACCCTTGTTGTCCGGAACGTTTCCGGACCGTATTGCGCCAGGGGCCCGGTATCAACGCGACACAGCCGGTCTGCATACCTGTTCGGCATTGCGCCGGAAGAACCATGATTGGAGGCAGTGAAGATGGAACGACCCAAGACGACGCTGGATGCGAATGAGGCGGTCGCCAAAGTAGCCTACAAGGTGAACGACGTGGCGGCGATTTACCCGATCACGCCGTCATCGCCGATGGGCGAATGGATGGACCAATGGGCGGCGGAGGGCAAGACGAATTTGTGGGGTTGTGTGCCGCACGTGATCGAGTTGCAGAGCGAAGCAGGCGCTTCCGCCACGGTGCACGGCGCACTTCAGACCGGGTCTTTAACCACCACCTTCACGGCGTCGCAGGGGCTCCTGCTGATGATCCCGAACATGTTCAAGATCGCCGGTGAACTGACGCCGACGGTCTTCCACGTTACCGCGCGCACCGTGGCCGCGCACGCACTCTCCATCTTTGGAGACCACAGCGACGTTATGGCCGTGCGCGCCACCGGCTTCGGGCTGCTGGCCTCCAATTCCGTTCAGGAAGCGCATGACCTGGCCCTGATCGCCCACGCGGCCACGCTCGAGGCGCGCGTCCCGTTCCTTCACTTCTTCGACGGGTTCCGCACCTCGCACGAGGTAAACAAGATCGAAGAACTGCTCGAAGACGATATGCGCGCCATGATCAGCGAGGAGTCCGTCCGGGCGCACCGTGCGCGCGCCATGACGCCGGACCGGCCCATCCTGCGTGGCACGGCACAGAACCCCGATGTCTACTTCCAGGCGCGCGAGACGGTGAACACTTTCTACAACGCATGCCCGGGAATCGTGCAACAGGCAATGGACAAGTTCGCTCAGGTCGTGGGCCGCTCGTATCATCTGTTTGATTACGTGGGAGCAGCGGATGCCGAACGCGTCATCGTACTCATGGGTTCGGGCGCGGAAGCCGCGGAAGAAGTGGTCGAATGCCTCGTGAAGCGCGGCGAAAAGGCCGGCGTGCTCAAGGTCCGCCTGTACCGGCCCTTCTCGACGAAGCACTTCATCGAGGCGCTCCCACCTTCCGTCAAGGCGATTGCCGTGCTCGATCGCACCAAAGAACCGGGCGCCGGGGGCGAACCGCTCTACATGGACGTCGTCACCGCGCTCAGCGAGGCAGCCGCGGAGGGCGCTTCGCATTTCAAGGTCGCGCCGACGGTCATCGGCGGCCGCTATGGGCTCTCCTCCAAGGAGTTTACGCCCGGCATGGTCAAGGGCGTTTTCGACGAACTGCTCAAGGACAAGCCCAAGAACCACTTCACCGTCGGCATCGTGGATGACGTCACTCATTCGAGCATCGAATACGACCCCGGCTTCGTCACCGAAGACCCGGACACGGTGCGCGCCATATTCTTCGGTCTGGGCGCCGACGGCACCGTCGGCGCGAACAAGAACTCGATCAAGATCATCGGCGAAGACACGGCCAACTACGCGCAAGGCTACTTTGTCTACGACTCGCGCAAGTCGGGGTCGATGACGACCTCCCACCTGCGCTTCGGGCCGCGGCCGATTCGCTCAACGTATCTCATCGATCGCGCCAACTTCGTCGCGTGCCACCAGTTCCCCTTCATGGAGAAGGCGGACGTCCTCAAGTGCGCCGAGGAAGGCGCGGTGTTCCTGCTGAACAGCATCTACGGGCCGGATGAAGTCTGGGACCATCTGCCGCGCACGGCTCAGCGGCACATCATTGAAAAGAACCTGAAATTCTACGTCATCGACGGCTACGAGGTGGCGAAACAGGCCGGCATGGGCGGGCGTATCAACACCGTGATGCAGACCTGCTTCTTTGCCATCAGCGGCGTGCTGCCCCGCGCCGACGCCATCGAGGCGATCAAGACGGCTATCAAGAAGACCTACGGCAAGCGCGGCGAGTCCGTGGTGAAAAAGAACTGGGCCGCCGTCGACATGTCCGTCGACCATATGCACGAGGTGAAGGTGCCGGGCGAGGTCACAAGCACTTTCGACCTGCGGCCGCCCGTGCCGGCCGAGGCGCCCGAATTCGTGCAGCAAGTGACGGCGAAGATTATCGCGGGCGAGGGCGACTCATTGCCCGTCAGCGCGTTGCCCGTTGACGGCACCTTCCCCACCGCTACCACCCAATGGGAAAAGCGCAACATCAGCCTCGAAATCCCGGCATGGGATCCCGATGTGTGCATTCAATGCGGCAAGTGCGCGCTCGTGTGCCCGCACGGCGTCATTCGCGCCAAGGTGTACGATGCCGCGCTGCTTGACGGCGCCCCGCCGGCATTCAAGACGGCGGTCCCGAAGTGGAAACAGTTCAAGGACCTCCGCTACACCCTGCAGGTGGCACCGGAAGACTGCACCGGCTGCACGCTGTGCGTGCAGGTGTGCCCCGCGAAGAACAAACAGGAAGTAAAGCTCAAGGCAATCAACATGGTCGAACAGCCGCCCATTCGCGCGCGCGAAGCCGCGAATTGGGACTTCTTCCTCAAGCTGCCCGAAGCGGACCGCACCGCGTTGAGCCTTGGCATGGTCAAGGACGTGCAATTGCTCCGGCCGTTGTTTGAGTTCTCGGGCGCTTGCGCCGGCTGCGGCGAAACGCCTTATATCAAGCTCGTCTCGCAGTTGTTCGGCGACCGCGCGCTTATGGCGAACGCGACCGGCTGCTCGTCGATCTACGGCGGGAACCTCCCGACAACGCCTTGGACCGTGGATGCGGAAGGGCGCGGCCCGAGCTGGTCCAACTCGCTCTTCGAAGACAACGCGGAATTCGGCCTCGGTATGCGTGTGACCCTCGACAAGCAAATCGAGTACGCGCGCGCGCTCGTCATGCGCCTGGAGAGCCTGCTCGGCGCAGAACTCGTGCAGGCCTTGCTCACCGCCGACCAGACTACCGAGGTGGGCGTTGCGGAACAGCGCAAGCGCGTCGCGCAACTCAAGGCGCGCCTGCAGGGCAAGGATAGTCTCGAATCCCGCGAACTGCTCAGCGTGGCGGACGCCCTCGTGAAGAAGTCGGTCTGGATCATGGGCGGTGACGGCTGGGCGTACGACATCGGCTACGGCGGGCTCGATCACGTGCTCGCAAGCGGCCGCAACGTCAACATTCTGGTGCTGGACACGGAGGTGTATTCGAATACGGGCGGACAATGCTCGAAATCGACGCCGCGCGGCGCGGTGGCCAAATTCGCCGCCGCGGGAAAGCCCGCGGCCAAGAAGGACCTTGGCCTCATGGCCATGATCTACGGCACGGCGTTCGTAACGAAGGTCGCCATGGGCGCAAATGACGCGCACACGGTGAAGGCGTTCCGCGAGGCCGAATCCTACGACGGGCCCTCGCTCATTATCGCGTACAGCCATTGCATCGCCCACGGCTACAACCTGGCCATGGGCATGGAACAGCAGAAGGCCGCCGTGCAATCCGGCCACTGGCCGCTGTTCCGCTTCGACCCGCGGCTGGCCGCCGAGGGCAAGAATCCCTTCCAGCTGGATTCAAAGGCCCCGGCTATTCCGCTCAAGGAGTATATCTACAACGAGACCCGGTACAAGATGCTCGCATTGAGCGCGCCGGACGTTGCCGAGACGCTGCTCCGCAGCGCCCAGGAGGACGTCGCGAGGCGGTGGCGCCTGTATGAGCACCTGGCCTCCATGCGCGGCGATGCCGATATCGCAGCCGCTGCCTCGGAAGCCGTTCACGCGGAGTGAGTAGTAGACACACAGCACAGTAATCCGGCGTCGAAACGTCGGCTTGAGGAGAGTCATGATATGGAAGAATTGAAGACGATGTATCTCGGCATGCGGCTCAAGAACCCGCTCGTGGTGTCGCCTTCGCCGTTATGTGCCGGGCTGGACAATATCCGGCGCATGGAAGACGCGGGCGCGGCGGCCGTGGTGCTCCACTCGCTGTTCGAAGAGCAACTCCGCCATGAGAGCAACAGTCTCAACGAAAACCTGATGCAGGGCACGGACGCCTTCGCCGAATCGCTGAGCTACTTCCCGGAACCGTCCGAATTCCGCCTTGGGCCGGACAAGTATCTCGACTTGATCCGCCGCGCGAAGGACGCCGTCGATATCCCGATTATCGGCAGCCTCAATGGCGTGTCCGAAGGCGGCTGGACCGAGTATGCGCGCCTCATGGAGGAAGCGGGCGCCGATGCCGTCGAGTTGAACGAGTATTTCCTGCCCACGTCTCCAGACATGAGCGACGCGCAGGTGCAAGACATTTACGAAAACCTGGTGCGCAGCGTAAAAGCCAATCTGAATGTCCCGATTGCCGTCAAGATCGGCCCGTTCTTCACCGCATTGCCCTACGCCGCGAAACGGCTGGCCGAAGCGGGCGCCGACGCCCTCGTCCTTTTCAATCGTTTCTATCAGCCGGACTTCGACCTGGAAGAACTCGAGGTGAAGCCGGACGTCGTACTCAGCGGATCGAGCACCCTGCGCCTGCGCCTGCGCTGGGTCGCCATCCTGTATGGCCGCATTCAGGCCGACCTGGCCATCTCCGGCGGTGTCCACACGCATGAGGACATCGTCAAGTCCATGATGGCCGGCGCGCAGGTCGCCATGATGGCCTCAGCCCTGCTCCGTCATGGCATCGGCCATATTACGACGGTGCTGAATGCCCTCACACAATGGATGCGTGAGAAAGAGTACGATTCCATACAGATGATGCAGGGCAGCATGAGCCAGCGCTCCGTCCCGGACCCGGCAGCCTTCGAACGGGCCAACTACATGCGCGTACTGACCTCCTACACACCGGCAACGTAACGCCTCTTCTTCTGCTAGTCTCTTGACAGCGTCCCGCCCCTCTGGTGGGGCGCTTTTTGCTCTCCGCGTTCCGTGAGCACCCGCAATGGCATATACTGACTACAAAATGACGTCGATCACAGAAAAAGAGTCTTGACATTCTGCCGTTTCTATGACATATTCGCCTCGTTCTGGGGAAAGAATGGAGCCGTCGGCGCAAGCCATGTACGCGCTGGCACAATGTAACGATACTGCCATGGACGCAGCGACAACAGAAACCCGTCAGAGAGCCCCCGAGGCCGCTTTGGCGGCGATTTTCACATCTTCCGCACGTGTCGCCGTTTTGCGCGTTTTTCTCCTCGACCCTACCCGCGCCTATTACCAGCGCCAGGTCGAGACTGCTTCGGGCCAGCCGTTGCGCGCGATCCAGCGGGAACTGGACCGCTTGACCGAGGCGGGCCTGCTCTACCGGCGCGAGGAGGGCAACCGCGCTTATTACCAGGTGGACCCCGATTTCGCGCTCTACCCGGAACTGCGCGCACTGGTGTTGAAGGCGGCTCCACCCGCCGACGTGTTGCGCAGTATCGTCGCCCTCGACGGGGCGGTTCGGCTGTGTTTCCTGGCCGGGGACGGTCAGCACGCGCTCGCGGTGGGGACGGGGGCGTCACGTCCCGCGGTCCCCTTGGTGAAGGGCATTGCGGTGGAAGCGCTGACCAGCGACGAATTCATTGAAGCGTTGCGCACGAACCGGGCAACGCTGGATCCCTATCTGCGCGACGGATGCGACCTGCTCGGACGGCGGGAAGACGTCATCTGGCGCCGCATCGACAAGGCTGGCTACACCGTGCGCAAAGGAGTTGGTGTCCCATGAGAGAAGGTTCGGGAAAGATCGCGCGCCTCTGCGCGTCGTGGCGGGATACGCTGACGGATTCGGCCAAATCCGAGCAACACCGCTACGCGGAGGAACTGCTGCGGCTGCTTGGCTGGGACGAACCCGCCGCCGGCACGCCCGGGGAAGCGTCGAAAGAGCTTTGCGCGCGGCCGTATCTGCTGCGCGCGGCCGGCCAGCAGACGCTGGCCGCGTACTTCGTCCTGCCGGGCACGCTCGAGCCGCCGTCAAATGTCGTCGAGCACGGCCTGGATTTCTGTCTGGCCACGCGCATGCTCACCTCGGAGGCGCAAGAGGCGGGATTCGCCTACGCGTTGATCACGGATTTATATCGTTCTTATCTCTATGACTTGCGCACGGACGAACTGCTGTTGTGCGCGGACGAGCCGGAGGACTTCGACCGCGAGTTCGCCGAGGTGCTGCGCCGGACGAGTGTCGAGCGCGGCGCCCTCGAGGAAGTGCGCCGGGAACCGCGCAGCACGACCGCGCGCCGCCTGCGCGAATGGTGTGAACGCTGGACCGCCGTGGTCGCGACGCGCGGCCGCATTGCGCCCGACACGGCCAGCCTCGTCATTGACCGGCTGCTCGTCGTGCGCTATCTGTTCGCGCATAACATCCTGCGGCGCACCAAGTGGCGGCTGGAACAGCGTTTCCAGAAACTCTCCTCACGCGCCGCCAACTCCGACACCGCCGGTCTGAGCCGTGACCTCATGCACCTCTTCCACGACATGTGGTTCGACTGGCGCATTGACCTCTTCGAGCCCGTCCCGGAACTGGACAAGGCGCTCGGCGACGACCACCTCGCCGCGTCGATGCTTTCCGAATTTGCCTTGCTCTCCCGCGGCAAGTTCAGCATCGCGACGATCCTGGAAAGCTTCAACCACGGCGACCCGCGCGAGAAGATGCTCGTGCGCATCGTGCCGGACGTGAATGAGGAGCGCGAGCGCTACCTGTCCAGGCAGACCATCGATACGGCGGACGACGCGCGCATCGAAGTGGACCTGGCGGAAGAAGGATATCGCGCCATCTTCTACTGGTTCGACAAGGTGGTCACCCTGTACGAGCGGCTTGCGGTCGACTTCGACGCCCGCGCCCGCCGCACGCTGCCCGTCACGCAGGACATGGACCTCTTCGCGTGGTCGGAACTGGACGCGGACCGGCCCGGCGCGTGTGCGGACAAGTTCGCGTATGCCTGCGAGAAGGGCCTGCGCGTCTATTTTCGCGGGCCGCGCCAGTTCCGCGTCAGCAGGCTTATGCTTACCCTGCACCTGATCAACCGCTATGACCAGCTTCGCTTGCCCGTGGCGGTATTCCCGAGCATTAAGACCGCCCTCGAGGAGCGGCCCGTCCTGTTGCCCGCTGATCGGATGCTCTGCCGCACCACACCATTCCGTGACGCCAACAAGAATGGGCAGGAGTGTGAGAACTGACCCCGCCGCCCTGCGCGGCAAACCGGCGGACGCACAGCCGTGAAAATCTGCATCCTCAGCGTCCTGCACGAACCGCGCGATAAGCGCGTCTACCAGAAGATCGCGCGCAGCCTGCGCCGCGCGGGGCATGAAGTCGTCTACGCCTGCCCCAGCGACACGTCCCCGCCTTTGAGCGGCGACGGCATCCGCTTCCTGACCATCCCGGTATCGCCCTCGAAGCGATGGCGCCTCGTGGCGCTTGCGCGGCTCGTGCGGCTGGGCCGCCGCGAAAGAGCCGACGTGTATCTCGCCGTCGAACCGGAGTCCTGGGTGGCCGCGATGATCGTCAAGCGCCTGTCCGGCGGCAAGGTGGTATTCGACATGCACGAACACGTGCCCACCGAGTTCGCGAAGTTCTGCCCGCGCTTCCTGCGGGCGTTCATGACGCGCCTTACGGTCCTGCTCATGCGCCTGTTCGCGCGGTATACCGACCACGTGATCCTGACGCGCGAAAGCTTCGAGCTGGAGTGGTCC
The window above is part of the Candidatus Hydrogenedentota bacterium genome. Proteins encoded here:
- a CDS encoding SH3 domain-containing protein — encoded protein: MRHGPFFAALLLMAGLASAVFSEDILATVSGERVRLRQGPSEGDGIAAHLNTGDRVVVLATPEDKSPWVQVRAVNLGVTGWMHSQYLRLGARAGASQAAYETELLLCT
- a CDS encoding UDP-glucose/GDP-mannose dehydrogenase family protein produces the protein MRIAIIGTGYVGLVSGACFAELGHDVICVDIDAAKVEALRSGHIPIFEPGLEELVKVNVEDNRLSFTTDVEEAIKRSIMIFIAVGTPALPDGTADLRHVFDAARSVARHMDGYRIIVDKSTVPVGTSRKVAAVVRGELEKRGEDFEFDVVSNPEFLKEGAAIEDFMNPDRVVIGCDNVQVRVIMEELYSHFARNARPILCMSPESAEMTKYAANAMLATRISFMNEIANLCEEVGADVDDVRNGIGSDHRIGYRFLFSGIGYGGSCFPKDIKALIHTARDAGREAALLGAVDAINDGQKHSLQQKIRGYYGDALDGKRFAVWGLAFKPETDDVREAPAIVIVRELLEAGAHVRAYDPKAAETAAHALGGHDRLTFVDRHYECAEGCDALVLCTEWSFFRNADLERVKQLLKTPVVFDGRNVYRPDKMRKLGFDYFSIGRAPVRAYSRQA
- the nifJ gene encoding pyruvate:ferredoxin (flavodoxin) oxidoreductase, which codes for MERPKTTLDANEAVAKVAYKVNDVAAIYPITPSSPMGEWMDQWAAEGKTNLWGCVPHVIELQSEAGASATVHGALQTGSLTTTFTASQGLLLMIPNMFKIAGELTPTVFHVTARTVAAHALSIFGDHSDVMAVRATGFGLLASNSVQEAHDLALIAHAATLEARVPFLHFFDGFRTSHEVNKIEELLEDDMRAMISEESVRAHRARAMTPDRPILRGTAQNPDVYFQARETVNTFYNACPGIVQQAMDKFAQVVGRSYHLFDYVGAADAERVIVLMGSGAEAAEEVVECLVKRGEKAGVLKVRLYRPFSTKHFIEALPPSVKAIAVLDRTKEPGAGGEPLYMDVVTALSEAAAEGASHFKVAPTVIGGRYGLSSKEFTPGMVKGVFDELLKDKPKNHFTVGIVDDVTHSSIEYDPGFVTEDPDTVRAIFFGLGADGTVGANKNSIKIIGEDTANYAQGYFVYDSRKSGSMTTSHLRFGPRPIRSTYLIDRANFVACHQFPFMEKADVLKCAEEGAVFLLNSIYGPDEVWDHLPRTAQRHIIEKNLKFYVIDGYEVAKQAGMGGRINTVMQTCFFAISGVLPRADAIEAIKTAIKKTYGKRGESVVKKNWAAVDMSVDHMHEVKVPGEVTSTFDLRPPVPAEAPEFVQQVTAKIIAGEGDSLPVSALPVDGTFPTATTQWEKRNISLEIPAWDPDVCIQCGKCALVCPHGVIRAKVYDAALLDGAPPAFKTAVPKWKQFKDLRYTLQVAPEDCTGCTLCVQVCPAKNKQEVKLKAINMVEQPPIRAREAANWDFFLKLPEADRTALSLGMVKDVQLLRPLFEFSGACAGCGETPYIKLVSQLFGDRALMANATGCSSIYGGNLPTTPWTVDAEGRGPSWSNSLFEDNAEFGLGMRVTLDKQIEYARALVMRLESLLGAELVQALLTADQTTEVGVAEQRKRVAQLKARLQGKDSLESRELLSVADALVKKSVWIMGGDGWAYDIGYGGLDHVLASGRNVNILVLDTEVYSNTGGQCSKSTPRGAVAKFAAAGKPAAKKDLGLMAMIYGTAFVTKVAMGANDAHTVKAFREAESYDGPSLIIAYSHCIAHGYNLAMGMEQQKAAVQSGHWPLFRFDPRLAAEGKNPFQLDSKAPAIPLKEYIYNETRYKMLALSAPDVAETLLRSAQEDVARRWRLYEHLASMRGDADIAAAASEAVHAE
- a CDS encoding dihydroorotate dehydrogenase-like protein — encoded protein: MEELKTMYLGMRLKNPLVVSPSPLCAGLDNIRRMEDAGAAAVVLHSLFEEQLRHESNSLNENLMQGTDAFAESLSYFPEPSEFRLGPDKYLDLIRRAKDAVDIPIIGSLNGVSEGGWTEYARLMEEAGADAVELNEYFLPTSPDMSDAQVQDIYENLVRSVKANLNVPIAVKIGPFFTALPYAAKRLAEAGADALVLFNRFYQPDFDLEELEVKPDVVLSGSSTLRLRLRWVAILYGRIQADLAISGGVHTHEDIVKSMMAGAQVAMMASALLRHGIGHITTVLNALTQWMREKEYDSIQMMQGSMSQRSVPDPAAFERANYMRVLTSYTPAT